The genomic DNA GTCCAACATTAAGCGCAATGCCTCACGAAACATTGTATGATCGTCAACTAATAGTACACGAATAGTCATTGTCCACCCCCTTGTTTCAGTTTGCTGTCAATATTCTCATCCCGCAATAGAGGTACCCGTAGAATGACCGAGGTACCCTGGCCGGGGTGACTATGAATGGTCACGTCTCCCCCGAGAAAGCCTAAGCGCTCTCGTACACTAAATAATCCAAATCCAGAATCTCTACGTACCGTGGGTAGTGCGTTAGGGTCAAAACCGACCCCAGCGTCGCTAACGGTAACGATTAATTTACTGGCCTGATCATCACGTGCTAGGGTGACGGTGGCATTTTCCACTCGTGCGTGTTTGGCAATGTTGATCAGTAATTCCTGAATCACCCGAAATAGCGTCGCATTGACTGCTGGGTCCATGGGTTTCAAGCCCCCCTCATCATCAATACGGATGTTAAGTTTGTAGTTCTGGCGCATTTCCTCCGTTATACATCCTAAGGCAGGGACCAATCCGGTTTCGTAGAGGAGTGGTGGATTGAGATGAAACACCATCGCGTGAAGTTTCTGATTGGTTTGATCGATAACGGTAATACACTCATGCAGGGCCTTGGGGAGAGACGAGGGTATTTTTAACTTTTCAAGCCCAGTCACCTTGAGTTTTATTACCGCTAACATCTGGCCCAGGTCATCATGTAGATGTTGCGCTAATGTGCGCCGCTCACGTTCCTCGGCCATGGCCAGTGCCGAAAAAAGGGCGTGCAGCTTGTCGGTACACTCATGCACCCGTCGTTCATACAGTTCGCTGATCTCTCGGCGCATCACTTCAATGATGAGATGACTCTCAGTGATATCAGTATAGGTTACTATAACACCACTGATCTGATCGTTTCTGTTTTTGTACGGCAAAACTCGGCGAATATACCAATGTTTATTTCTTGTTTGAAACTCGTACAACGCTACTGCCTGTCTGGCAAGTGCCATTTCGGCGGCTCCGATTAGGTTTTCATCGCCGAAAGTCTGGGTAAAGTCGCTGATTAAGCGACCAATGTCACTAATTACCAGGTTAAATTGCTTTTGCGCCGCAGGGGTGAACCATTTTATACAAAACAGTTTATCGAGACAGATGGTGGCAATATCGCTACTGTCCAAGAAATTCGCAAGATCAACATTTGAGATCTTTAGTTCGCTTAATTTGGTTTCCAACTGTTGATTAGCAACAGTCAACTCCTCATTCAATGATTGTAATTCCTCCTTGGAACTCTCCAACTCCTCGTTGAGGGCGCGCAATTCCTCATTGATTGAGATGATCTCTTCGTTGGATGCCTTGAGTGACTCATTAGCTGCCTCAAAGCAGTCGGTAGTATTTCTCAAATCGTTGCGGGTTGCGTCTAGCTCCTCTTCCAGTTGGTGTACCAAACTCCAGTCGGTATTTTGATCGTTGGCGATTAACGCGGGCTGTTGGGTATAGCAAAATACTACAAGAAAGAGTTCCCCTAGATCGCCACCCGAGGTTGGCGTGATGGTGACCTGTACCGGAACACAATCAGTGTCGTGCCGCATCTGCATATTAATCGAGGCAGTGGTGCGGTCGCTGTTTGCTGCCTCGCGTAGCGCCATGCGTAGGCCGGAACGGAGGCCTTCCCGAACCATCTCTGGTAAGTTCAGGGTTGGTACCCCTTGGGGGCGAACGAGAAACTCATCCGTTGGACCAGAAAAATACAGTACCTCGTGTTTACTGTTGATCAGTACTGCGGCTGGTGAAAAGCGTTCAAGAATCAGTTTCTGAGCAATGTTCACAATTGGACTCAGCAACGGTACCATGCGTGGGGGGGGGGGCGAGGGGTGTTAATTCGCGGGTGTTGGTTCGCAGTGGAAAGGGAGGTGGAACTGAACGGATGCTACCTTCACGTTGGTAAATCCGCCATTCTTTCGAGATTAATCTGAATAGGTTATCATGATTGTTATTCGATTCGGCACTGCCAAGAAAGAGATAGGCATCTTGGTTTAGTGCAAAATGAAAGATGCTCAGGATATGTTTCTGTACCTTGGGTTCAAGGTAGATTAGTACGTTTCGGCAACTGATTAGGTCAATTCGTGAGAATGGCGGGTCGGCAAAAAGATTCTGGACACCAAAAACAACCGCGGTGCGCAATTCACTAGTAACTACGAAATCTTGTTGACTCTGATCTTCTATGAAATAGCGTTGGAGGCGTTCGGGGGATATGCGGTCAGCAATTCCGGTTGGGTAATGGCCACGGCGACCAACCTCAAGCGCATGGCTGTTGGTGTCGGTCGCAAAGATCTGCACAGAACAGTGTTTATTGGCTTTGCGCAAGCAGTCAAGGACGATGATGGCTACGGTGTAGACCTCCTCGCCGGTGGAGCAGCCCGGAACCCAGATCCGAATATGCGCGTCATGAGATTTGGTTGCCACTAACGGCGCAATCACCTCAGTTTCTAGCGCCCGCCAGGCATCGGCATCACGAAAAAACTCAGTAACTCCAATTAGCAGGTCATGAAATAGTGCATCGACCTCTGCGTGATTCTGTTCGAGTAACGCGACATATTCTGCCTTCGTCCGAGTGCTACGCAAGTCCATTCGTCGTTGAATGCGCCGCTGCAATGTAGTGCTTTTGTAGCTCGAAAAGTCGTAACTGTGGCGGATTTGAATAATTCCGAGAAGCCGCCGCATTGTCGGGGTATCTATTTCATTATCGCCGGTTTTGGCAGAGCTAGTGACGTAGGGGTGGAGGGCGTAACCAACCAAAACCTCGGGCATTTGTTCAATCGGTAGCACGTAGTTGGCGATGCCGGTGGCGATGGCACTGCGCGGCATACCGTCAAACTGGGCCATGGAAGGTTCTTGAACGAGGACGATACCGCCATGGATGGAAATTTTTTTGAGGCCAAGCGCGCCATCGCTACCATTCCCGGAGAGAATAATGCCGATCGCCTTAGTGCCACAATTTGCGCCAAGCGAGTTAAAAAAATGGTCGATGGGGAGTCGTAGTGATTGATGATGAGCTCGTGGCGTTAAGTGCAGGCGGTTCTCAGAAATAACTACTTCTTTGTCGGAGGGCAGAGTATAGACGTGATTTGCTTCAATCAAAGCTCCGTCGACTATTTCATTTACCGGCATCGCGGTATATTTTCCGAATAGTTCGGCCGCTAAACTGGTATGGGTTGGGTCTAGGTGTTGGATGATTACGAAGGCGATGCCGCTGTCAACGGGCATGATCTGTAAGAATTGACGAACTGCCTCATAACCACCGGCGGAAGCGCCAATGCCAGCGATGCACGGTGTCTCTGATATATCAACAGTATTGAGGAGATTGGTTGTACCGTCATTCCAGGGAGGAGGAATGATAACGGTTTGAGCAGACATAATAGTTTTTCCTAGATGGTACTGGGAGGGCAGCCCCCCCTTGTCAGGGTCCAGAACAGCGCAGAAGGTATGAGAGAAATTCTGAAGTCGTTGCTGTCGATATTCAGTCTACCTGTCGAACTTTTAATTCCCAAAAAGTGTCAGCCTTTCCCGGTAGCCGTGCGTTACCCGCAGCCTTTCTGTTGAGACAAAGGTTCGCTCACCCAGAAAAGAAAGGTTGTTCAGATGTGATTGTCTATCCTCTCCCAATAGGAGGGGGTAGCCTGGTTCAAAAGGAATATACAGTCATTTCCTTCGTCGGCGGCGTCTAGGGTGGCA from Gammaproteobacteria bacterium includes the following:
- a CDS encoding Oxygen sensor histidine kinase NreB (modular protein), with protein sequence MVPLLSPIVNIAQKLILERFSPAAVLINSKHEVLYFSGPTDEFLVRPQGVPTLNLPEMVREGLRSGLRMALREAANSDRTTASINMQMRHDTDCVPVQVTITPTSGGDLGELFLVVFCYTQQPALIANDQNTDWSLVHQLEEELDATRNDLRNTTDCFEAANESLKASNEEIISINEELRALNEELESSKEELQSLNEELTVANQQLETKLSELKISNVDLANFLDSSDIATICLDKLFCIKWFTPAAQKQFNLVISDIGRLISDFTQTFGDENLIGAAEMALARQAVALYEFQTRNKHWYIRRVLPYKNRNDQISGVIVTYTDITESHLIIEVMRREISELYERRVHECTDKLHALFSALAMAEERERRTLAQHLHDDLGQMLAVIKLKVTGLEKLKIPSSLPKALHECITVIDQTNQKLHAMVFHLNPPLLYETGLVPALGCITEEMRQNYKLNIRIDDEGGLKPMDPAVNATLFRVIQELLINIAKHARVENATVTLARDDQASKLIVTVSDAGVGFDPNALPTVRRDSGFGLFSVRERLGFLGGDVTIHSHPGQGTSVILRVPLLRDENIDSKLKQGGGQ
- a CDS encoding two-component system, chemotaxis family, CheB/CheR fusion protein, which codes for MSAQTVIIPPPWNDGTTNLLNTVDISETPCIAGIGASAGGYEAVRQFLQIMPVDSGIAFVIIQHLDPTHTSLAAELFGKYTAMPVNEIVDGALIEANHVYTLPSDKEVVISENRLHLTPRAHHQSLRLPIDHFFNSLGANCGTKAIGIILSGNGSDGALGLKKISIHGGIVLVQEPSMAQFDGMPRSAIATGIANYVLPIEQMPEVLVGYALHPYVTSSAKTGDNEIDTPTMRRLLGIIQIRHSYDFSSYKSTTLQRRIQRRMDLRSTRTKAEYVALLEQNHAEVDALFHDLLIGVTEFFRDADAWRALETEVIAPLVATKSHDAHIRIWVPGCSTGEEVYTVAIIVLDCLRKANKHCSVQIFATDTNSHALEVGRRGHYPTGIADRISPERLQRYFIEDQSQQDFVVTSELRTAVVFGVQNLFADPPFSRIDLISCRNVLIYLEPKVQKHILSIFHFALNQDAYLFLGSAESNNNHDNLFRLISKEWRIYQREGSIRSVPPPFPLRTNTRELTPLAPPPTHGTVAESNCEHCSETDS